One part of the Humulus lupulus chromosome 9, drHumLupu1.1, whole genome shotgun sequence genome encodes these proteins:
- the LOC133802237 gene encoding BTB/POZ domain-containing protein At1g30440: MACVKLGSKSDAFQRQGQAWFCFTGLPSDVVVEVGDMSFHLHKFPLLSRSGVLEKLIAEASEEADEGCVVKLPDIPGGAKTFELVAKFCYGVKLELTASNVVYLRCAAKCLEMTEEYGEDNLSTQTEVFISQTVLHSWKDALKALQTCNDILPYAEELNITKRCIDSLATKASTDPNLFGWPMREHGGPMQSPGGSLLWNGISTGARPKNSSLDWWYEDASTLSLSLYKRLISAMETRGIKQEIIAGAITFYAKKYLPGLNRRQGASESSSRLGPVSLGTPPSEEDQKLLIEELDRLLPLQKGLAATKFLFGLLRTAMILRSNPTCISNLEKRIGMQLDQATLEDLLMPNFSNTMETLYNVDCVQRILGHFLAMDQITGGASPCSIDDGQLMGSPSMTPITMVAKLIDGYLAEVAPDVNVKPTKFQELAAAVPEYARPLDDGLYRAIDIYLKSHPWLAESDREQICRLMDCQKLSVEACTHAAQNERLPLRIVVQVLFFEQLQLRTSIAGCFLVSDNLDGSRPLRSGFAGSNEGGGWATAVRENQVLKVGMDNMRMRVNELEKECSNMRQEIEKLGRVKGTSSSTWGNVSKKFGFKLKSQMCSAQEGSVSNQHQGHGKVEKLKERHGKSKRTSSRDEKNSTKDD, translated from the exons ATGGCTTGTGTGAAATTGGGTTCAAAAAGTGATGCATTTCAGAGGCAAGGACAAGCCTG GTTCTGCTTCACTGGGCTTCCTAGCGATGTTGTTGTTGAGGTTGGTGATATGTCATTCCATCTTCACAag TTCCCTTTGCTCTCAAGAAGTGGGGTGTTAGAAAAATTGATTGCAGAAGCATCCGAAGAAGCTGACGAAGGATGTGTTGTAAAGCTTCCAGACATTCCTGGTGGGGCCAAAACTTTTGAATTGGTAGCTAAGTTCTGTTATGGTGTGAAACTTGAACTTACTGCATCGAATGTTGTGTACCTTCGTTGTGCTGCAAAGTGCCTTGAAATGACTGAAGAGTATGGAGAGGACAATTTAAGTACACAGACTGAAGTTTTTATCAGTCAAACAGTCCTTCATAGTTGGAAAGATGCCCTAAAGGCACTCCAAACCTGCAACGACATTCTACCTTATGCTGAAGAACTCAATATCACAAAAAGGTGCATCGATTCACTAGCCACTAAAGCATCAACTGATCCAAATTTATTTGGGTGGCCGATGAGGGAGCATGGGGGACCAATGCAGAGCCCTGGTGGGAGTCTCTTGTGGAATGGTATAAGTACTGGGGCTAGACCTAAAAATTCTAGCTTAGATTGGTGGTACGAGGATGCATCAACATTAAGCTTGTCTTTGTATAAGAGATTGATTTCTGCCATGGAAACTCGTGGGATCAAACAGGAAATTATTGCAGGAGCCATCACTTTTTATGCGAAGAAGTACCTTCCTGGGTTAAATCGACGTCAGGGAGCCAGTGAGTCTAGTAGTCGTCTTGGACCTGTGTCTCTGGGGACACCACCATCAGAAGAAGATCAAAAGCTTTTAATTGAAGAGTTGGATAGATTACTTCCTTTGCAGAAGGGTCTAGCTGCAACTAAATTTCTGTTTGGTCTACTCCGAACTGCAATGATTCTTCGTTCAAATCCTACTTGCATATCAAATTTGGAGAAAAGGATTGGCATGCAGCTTGATCAAGCCACTTTAGAAGATCTATTGATGCCCAATTTCTCTAATACCATGGAAACGCTTTACAATGTAGATTGCGTGCAACGGATTTTGGGGCATTTTCTTGCCATGGACCAGATAACCGGTGGGGCGTCTCCATGTTCAATTGATGATGGCCAATTGATGGGATCACCTTCAATGACACCAATTACAATGGTTGCCAAGCTCATTGATGGGTACCTTGCAGAGGTTGCCCCTGATGTTAACGTAAAACCCACAAAATTCCAAGAGCTGGCTGCTGCGGTTCCCGAGTATGCTAGACCTTTGGATGATGGTCTTTATCGTGCTATTGATATCTATCTTAAG TCACACCCGTGGTTGGCGGAGTCAGACAGGGAACAAATTTGCAGGCTGATGGATTGTCAGAAGCTCTCTGTAGAAGCATGCACCCATGCTGCACAGAACGAGAGACTACCCCTTAGGATAGTAGTTCAAGTTCTCTTCTTTGAGCAGCTTCAGCTGAGGACTTCCATTGCTGGCTGTTTTCTGGTCTCAGACAATCTTGACGGATCAAGACCATTAAGAAGCGGGTTTGCTGGATCCAATGAGGGAGGTGGTTGGGCCACAGCAGTGAGGGAGAATCAGGTTTTGAAGGTCGGGATGGATAACATGAGAATGCGGGTGAATGAGCTCGAGAAGGAGTGCTCAAACATGAGGCAAGAGATCGAGAAGTTGGGGCGTGTAAAGGGTACTTCCTCTAGCACATGGGGAAATGTATCTAAGAAATTTGGTTTCAAATTAAAGTCTCAGATGTGTAGTGCTCAAGAGGGATCTGTTAGTAATCAACATCAGGGTCATGGGAAAGTTGAGAAATTAAAAGAGAGACATGGAAAATCCAAGAGAACCTCCTCTAGGGATGAGAAAAACTCCACCAAGGATGACTaa